In the genome of Bradyrhizobium sp. CIAT3101, one region contains:
- a CDS encoding MBL fold metallo-hydrolase, producing MKNDTCSLIQAADDVYQIRFSNRAANAYLVRGSARTILIDVGLSSNYPAMVECLNFVGCPPETIDMVVLSHEHLDHIGAAWHFNERRTYVAAHRLAANKIMLRDDFSMLRKMFNEPNVPINIDIWLEEGNLIDLGNFRLNVMYTPGHTSACITLFEQDKGLLFAADTLMPGGVMGGVFGSGSIADYIQSLERIKGLNTKILLSGHGRLSDTPQEDVRIAIARSHGLLEDTAQLFDALDARSNFEPIMQSVRDLNKLDD from the coding sequence ATGAAGAACGACACCTGCTCGCTGATCCAGGCGGCCGATGACGTCTACCAGATCCGATTTTCCAACCGCGCGGCCAACGCCTATCTGGTGCGCGGCTCGGCGCGCACCATCCTGATCGATGTCGGCCTGTCCTCGAACTATCCGGCGATGGTCGAATGCCTGAACTTCGTCGGATGCCCGCCGGAGACAATCGACATGGTGGTGCTGAGCCACGAGCATCTCGACCATATCGGCGCGGCCTGGCACTTCAACGAGCGCCGCACCTACGTCGCCGCCCATCGGCTTGCCGCCAACAAGATCATGCTGCGCGACGACTTTTCCATGCTGCGCAAGATGTTCAACGAGCCGAACGTGCCGATTAATATCGACATCTGGCTCGAGGAAGGCAATCTGATCGACCTCGGCAATTTCCGCCTCAACGTGATGTACACGCCGGGCCATACCTCGGCCTGCATCACGCTGTTCGAGCAGGACAAGGGCCTGCTGTTTGCCGCCGACACCTTGATGCCCGGCGGCGTGATGGGCGGCGTGTTCGGCTCCGGCAGCATCGCCGACTACATCCAGTCGCTGGAGCGCATCAAGGGGCTGAACACGAAGATCCTTCTTTCAGGGCATGGGAGGCTGTCGGACACGCCGCAGGAGGACGTGCGCATCGCCATTGCGCGGTCGCACGGCCTGCTGGAGGATACCGCGCAATTGTTCGATGCGCTGGATGCGCGCTCGAATTTCGAGCCGATCATGCAGTCGGTGCGGGATCTGAACAAGCTGGATGATTGA
- a CDS encoding YgcG family protein: protein MTLRVWRATIVATFFLAFAFAAAADVAVPQLTGRVVDRTGTLSSSDVAALSQKLADFEKRKGSQIAVLIVPTTDPETIEQFSIRVAEAWKIGRNKVDDGAILVVAKNDRHLRIEVGYGLEGALTDVTSRRIIDEVITPKFREGDFAGGISAGAERMMRVVDGEPLPAPSRSVNFANLDDIGPLVPVALFGSLVVGGFLRALLGRLLGSVATGSVIGLLALLIIGSGALALLAGIIGFVLSFIADLFPASTGSSRGGTWSGGSSSGGWSSGSSSSDSGSFGGGGGSFGGGGASGSW, encoded by the coding sequence ATGACACTGAGGGTGTGGCGCGCAACGATCGTTGCAACGTTCTTCCTCGCCTTCGCGTTTGCAGCCGCGGCCGACGTCGCGGTGCCGCAGCTCACCGGCCGCGTGGTCGACCGGACCGGTACGCTGTCGAGCAGCGATGTCGCCGCGCTGTCGCAGAAGCTCGCTGATTTCGAAAAGCGGAAGGGCAGCCAGATCGCCGTGCTGATCGTGCCGACGACGGACCCGGAGACGATCGAGCAGTTCTCCATCCGCGTCGCCGAGGCCTGGAAGATCGGCCGCAACAAGGTCGACGACGGCGCGATCCTCGTCGTCGCCAAGAACGACCGGCATCTGCGCATCGAGGTCGGTTACGGCCTCGAAGGCGCGCTCACCGACGTGACCTCGCGGCGGATCATCGACGAGGTCATCACGCCGAAATTCAGGGAGGGCGATTTCGCCGGCGGCATCTCGGCCGGCGCCGAGCGGATGATGCGCGTGGTTGACGGCGAGCCGTTGCCGGCGCCCTCACGCAGCGTGAATTTTGCCAATCTCGACGATATCGGGCCGCTTGTCCCCGTCGCGCTGTTCGGCTCGCTCGTTGTTGGCGGCTTCCTGCGCGCGCTATTGGGGCGGCTGCTGGGCTCGGTCGCGACCGGCAGCGTGATCGGCCTCCTGGCGCTGCTCATCATCGGCTCCGGTGCGTTAGCGCTGCTCGCGGGGATCATCGGCTTCGTGCTGTCCTTCATCGCCGATCTCTTCCCGGCATCGACGGGGTCGTCGCGCGGTGGGACGTGGTCGGGCGGCTCCTCGTCGGGAGGCTGGAGCAGCGGATCGTCGTCGAGCGACAGCGGCAGTTTTGGCGGGGGCGGCGGCAGCTTTGGTGGCGGCGGCGCCTCGGGGAGCTGGTAG
- a CDS encoding LemA family protein — translation MRKILTVLAALASLSLTNCGYNAIQSQDEQIKANWSEVVNQYQRRADLVPNLVNSVKGFAQQEKDVLLGVTNARAKVGSIQATPEVLNDPAALQKFQAAQGELSSALSRLLVVTENYPQLKSDALFKDLMSQLEGTENRITVARNRYIKAVQDYNVTVRSFPNNLTAMMFGYKEKPNFSVENEKEISTAPKVDFNAPAPAPSK, via the coding sequence ATGCGCAAGATCCTGACCGTGCTGGCGGCACTGGCCTCGCTCAGCCTGACGAATTGCGGCTACAACGCGATCCAGAGCCAGGATGAGCAGATCAAGGCCAACTGGTCCGAGGTGGTGAACCAGTATCAACGCCGCGCCGATCTCGTGCCCAATCTGGTTAATTCGGTGAAGGGCTTTGCGCAGCAGGAAAAGGACGTGCTGCTCGGCGTCACCAATGCCCGCGCCAAGGTCGGCAGCATCCAGGCGACGCCGGAGGTGTTGAACGACCCTGCCGCGCTCCAGAAGTTTCAGGCCGCGCAGGGCGAGCTCTCCAGCGCATTGTCCCGGCTGCTCGTGGTCACGGAAAACTATCCGCAACTCAAGTCGGATGCCCTGTTCAAGGACCTGATGTCGCAGCTCGAGGGAACCGAGAACCGCATCACGGTCGCGCGCAACCGCTACATCAAGGCGGTGCAGGACTACAACGTCACCGTCCGATCGTTCCCGAACAACCTCACGGCGATGATGTTCGGCTACAAGGAGAAGCCGAACTTCTCGGTCGAGAACGAGAAGGAAATCTCGACCGCACCGAAGGTCGATTTCAACGCGCCTGCGCCCGCACCGTCGAAGTAA
- a CDS encoding cyclic nucleotide-binding domain-containing protein has protein sequence MTIEKCINAFAVDDVIFEEGSTGRELFVVLDGEVEIAKVDGAHKTSIIKLGKGEFFGEMAVIDGSARSATAIASAPNTKVMRINHARFVYLVSQQPAFALMVMDALSKRLRASNAVTYRTAQS, from the coding sequence ATGACGATCGAGAAATGCATCAACGCGTTTGCTGTCGATGACGTCATCTTCGAGGAGGGCTCGACCGGCCGAGAGCTGTTCGTCGTGCTCGACGGCGAGGTCGAGATCGCCAAGGTCGACGGCGCGCACAAGACCAGCATCATCAAGCTCGGCAAGGGCGAGTTCTTCGGCGAGATGGCCGTGATCGACGGTTCGGCGCGTTCGGCGACCGCGATCGCATCGGCGCCGAACACGAAGGTGATGCGGATCAACCACGCGCGCTTCGTCTATCTCGTCAGCCAGCAACCGGCGTTCGCGCTGATGGTGATGGATGCGCTGTCGAAACGCCTGCGCGCCTCCAACGCCGTCACCTACCGGACAGCGCAATCATGA
- a CDS encoding TPM domain-containing protein, translating into MGIGRITRHLFQHHWRARQAFPQDVLNRIEQSIKSSETTHSGQVRFVVEGALDGRPLFRNQHARERALDLFSHLRIWDTAHNNGVLIYLLLADRDVEIIADRGIDAKVGAAGWETICRAMEAEFGAGQFERGVIDGIAAVSRELAKYFPPAGPHPNELPDEPVVM; encoded by the coding sequence ATGGGCATTGGGCGCATCACCCGGCATCTCTTCCAGCACCATTGGCGTGCGAGGCAGGCGTTTCCGCAAGACGTGCTCAACCGCATCGAGCAGTCGATCAAGAGCAGCGAAACCACGCATTCCGGCCAGGTCCGCTTCGTCGTCGAAGGCGCGCTCGACGGCCGTCCGCTGTTCCGCAACCAGCATGCCCGCGAGCGAGCGCTCGACCTGTTCTCGCATTTGCGGATCTGGGACACGGCGCACAACAACGGCGTGTTGATCTACCTGCTGCTCGCCGACCGCGACGTCGAGATCATCGCCGACCGCGGCATCGACGCGAAGGTCGGCGCCGCCGGCTGGGAGACGATCTGCCGCGCGATGGAAGCGGAGTTCGGAGCCGGCCAGTTCGAGCGTGGCGTGATCGACGGCATCGCGGCAGTGTCGCGGGAGCTGGCGAAGTATTTCCCGCCGGCGGGCCCGCACCCGAACGAGCTGCCGGATGAGCCGGTGGTGATGTGA
- a CDS encoding CoA transferase, translating into MEKGIFAGLKVLDCASFIAAPAAATVLSDFGADVIKIEPPGAGDPYRNLPNIPGYPSSEHNYAWLLEARNKKSIALDLSKPEAQAVLYRLVEEADVFITNMPPPVRTKLGITYDHLAHLNDRLIYASFTGYGEKGEEANKPGFDSNAYWARSGLMDLVRADIDTTPARSVAGMGDHPCAMALYSAIVTALYQREKTGKGSHVASNLMANGIWAASVLAQAKLSGAKFAERRPRERALNAVANHYQCKDGRWLILSLLSEEKQFPTLAKCLGREDLITDPRFATKPDRHARSIELIKIFDETFATRDLAEWRKILDGNGLVFGIVGILDDIPNDKQMLDNEVLVPFENDTMLTINSPIWIDGTKKVQPRKPPGVGEHSDEILRHAGYDEATIKQLRAKGAVG; encoded by the coding sequence ATGGAAAAGGGCATTTTTGCAGGTCTCAAGGTTCTGGACTGCGCGAGCTTCATCGCGGCGCCCGCGGCTGCGACCGTGCTGTCCGATTTCGGCGCCGACGTCATCAAGATCGAGCCGCCCGGTGCCGGCGACCCCTACCGCAATCTGCCCAACATTCCCGGCTATCCGAGCAGTGAGCACAATTACGCCTGGCTTCTGGAGGCCCGCAACAAGAAGAGCATCGCGCTCGACCTCTCCAAGCCCGAGGCACAGGCCGTGCTCTACAGACTGGTCGAGGAGGCCGACGTCTTCATCACCAACATGCCGCCGCCGGTGCGGACCAAGCTCGGCATCACCTATGACCACCTCGCCCATCTGAACGACCGGCTGATCTACGCCTCCTTCACCGGCTATGGCGAGAAGGGCGAGGAAGCCAACAAGCCCGGCTTCGACAGCAACGCCTATTGGGCGCGCTCCGGCCTGATGGACCTCGTCCGCGCCGACATCGACACGACACCGGCCCGTTCGGTCGCCGGCATGGGCGACCATCCCTGCGCGATGGCGCTGTACAGCGCCATCGTCACCGCGCTTTATCAACGCGAGAAGACCGGCAAGGGTTCGCATGTCGCCTCCAACCTGATGGCGAACGGCATCTGGGCGGCGAGCGTACTGGCACAGGCAAAGCTGAGCGGCGCCAAATTCGCCGAGCGACGGCCGCGCGAGCGCGCGCTGAACGCGGTCGCCAACCACTATCAGTGCAAAGACGGCCGCTGGCTGATCCTGTCGCTGCTGAGCGAGGAAAAGCAGTTTCCGACGCTGGCCAAGTGCCTCGGCCGCGAGGACCTGATCACCGATCCGCGCTTCGCCACCAAGCCCGACCGCCACGCCCGCTCGATCGAGCTGATCAAGATCTTTGACGAGACCTTCGCCACCAGGGACCTCGCCGAATGGCGAAAAATCCTCGACGGCAACGGGTTGGTGTTCGGCATCGTCGGCATTCTCGACGACATCCCGAACGACAAGCAGATGCTCGACAACGAGGTGCTGGTGCCGTTCGAGAACGACACCATGCTCACCATCAACAGCCCGATCTGGATCGACGGCACCAAGAAGGTGCAACCGCGCAAGCCGCCCGGCGTCGGCGAGCACAGTGACGAGATTTTGCGTCATGCGGGATACGACGAGGCCACGATCAAGCAGCTGCGTGCGAAGGGGGCTGTGGGGTAA
- a CDS encoding glutathione S-transferase family protein, whose protein sequence is MPSYRLHYFPESGNSYKLALMLTLCGETFEPVWTDFGGGVTRTAEWRKAVNEMGEIPVLEVDGVKMTQTAPLLLKLAEQYGRFGAETEAEKFELLRWLFWDNHKLTGYMATYRFMRAFTETNDPQVLKHFRRRLDDFLGILDGHLQHNAFAIGSRPTVADISMMAYLHYPSDEHGFDFATSHPAVHAWLGRMAALPGWKPAYELLPGKRMTNYAK, encoded by the coding sequence ATGCCCAGCTACCGCCTGCACTACTTCCCGGAATCCGGCAACAGCTACAAGCTGGCGCTGATGCTGACGCTTTGCGGTGAGACGTTCGAGCCGGTATGGACTGATTTCGGCGGCGGCGTCACGCGCACGGCGGAGTGGCGCAAGGCCGTCAACGAGATGGGCGAGATTCCCGTGCTCGAGGTCGACGGCGTGAAGATGACGCAGACCGCGCCTCTCCTGCTCAAGCTTGCAGAACAATACGGCCGCTTCGGCGCCGAGACGGAAGCGGAAAAGTTCGAGTTGCTGCGCTGGCTGTTCTGGGACAACCACAAGCTCACCGGCTACATGGCGACCTACCGCTTCATGCGGGCCTTCACCGAGACAAACGATCCGCAGGTGCTGAAGCACTTCCGCCGGCGGCTCGACGACTTCCTCGGCATTCTGGACGGACATCTCCAGCACAATGCCTTCGCGATCGGCAGCAGGCCAACCGTTGCCGATATCTCGATGATGGCCTATCTGCACTATCCGAGCGACGAGCACGGTTTCGATTTCGCGACGAGCCATCCCGCCGTCCACGCCTGGCTCGGCCGCATGGCCGCGCTGCCGGGCTGGAAACCGGCGTATGAGCTGCTTCCGGGCAAGCGGATGACGAACTACGCGAAGTGA